From a region of the Myxococcaceae bacterium JPH2 genome:
- a CDS encoding MotA/TolQ/ExbB proton channel family protein codes for MIPHLPLALAAMNYVEIIRDASFIELAVLLLLMGVSVASWALIAMKASQLSRARAQSLTFLDMFWKASRLEAIYQSAQKLEGSPLSKVFCAGYEELSKLAQTKEGAAEDAMSAKLGGIENVERALNRAATAQITELEARVSFLGTVGAASPFVGLFGTVIGILSAFNEIAEKGNATLATVAAPVGNALFATAAGLFAAIPAVVAYNSFVSRIKVFDTEMSNFSADFLNIIKRHFFR; via the coding sequence ATGATACCCCACTTGCCCCTGGCGCTCGCCGCCATGAACTACGTGGAGATCATCCGCGACGCGTCCTTCATCGAGCTGGCGGTGCTTCTCCTCCTGATGGGCGTGTCCGTCGCGTCCTGGGCCCTCATCGCGATGAAGGCCTCGCAGCTGTCGCGCGCACGAGCACAGTCCCTCACCTTCCTCGACATGTTCTGGAAGGCCTCTCGCCTGGAGGCCATCTACCAGTCGGCCCAGAAGCTGGAGGGCTCGCCGCTCTCCAAGGTGTTCTGCGCCGGCTACGAGGAGCTGAGCAAGCTCGCGCAGACGAAGGAGGGCGCCGCCGAGGACGCCATGAGCGCGAAGCTGGGCGGCATCGAGAACGTGGAGCGCGCGCTCAACCGCGCCGCCACCGCGCAAATCACCGAGCTGGAGGCGCGCGTGTCGTTCCTCGGCACGGTGGGCGCGGCGTCCCCTTTCGTGGGCCTGTTCGGAACGGTCATTGGCATCCTCAGCGCGTTCAACGAGATCGCCGAGAAGGGCAACGCCACGCTGGCCACGGTGGCCGCGCCGGTGGGCAACGCGCTGTTCGCCACGGCGGCGGGGCTCTTCGCGGCCATCCCGGCGGTGGTCGCCTACAACTCGTTCGTCAGCCGCATCAAGGTGTTCGACACGGAGATGTCCAACTTCTCCGCGGACTTCCTCAACATCATCAAGCGGCACTTCTTCCGCTAG
- the tolR gene encoding protein TolR, whose protein sequence is MGMGGGNRGGGRTTMSEINVTPMVDVMLVLLIIFMVTAPLIQQGVKVNLPETKATPVEASDKKLVLSIDAARKVYIGDAEVSLDELEAKLAANAKAQADKEVYLHADREVPYGVVVEVMAAAQHAGIHNVGMITDPSGGGRASKAPAAKPKEAKR, encoded by the coding sequence ATGGGAATGGGCGGAGGCAACCGAGGCGGTGGCCGCACCACCATGAGCGAGATCAACGTCACGCCCATGGTGGACGTGATGCTGGTGCTGCTCATCATCTTCATGGTCACCGCGCCCCTCATCCAGCAGGGCGTGAAGGTGAACCTGCCGGAGACGAAGGCCACCCCCGTCGAGGCCAGCGACAAGAAGCTGGTGCTGTCCATCGACGCCGCGCGCAAGGTCTACATCGGCGACGCGGAGGTCTCCCTGGACGAGTTGGAGGCGAAGCTCGCCGCCAACGCCAAGGCCCAGGCGGACAAGGAGGTCTATCTCCACGCGGACCGCGAGGTGCCCTACGGCGTCGTGGTCGAGGTGATGGCCGCCGCGCAGCACGCGGGCATCCACAACGTGGGGATGATCACGGACCCGTCCGGCGGGGGTCGGGCGTCCAAGGCTCCGGCAGCCAAGCCCAAGGAGGCGAAGCGCTAG
- a CDS encoding TonB family protein produces MHPAVSHSLLLTRPSRLSRFLVFSVVGHVGVLLAAVLYARLAARPPVDLNPEPIKASLVRLGKPRDPKLLPRKEQLPPPPKEVEAKPVATPQAPQPEPAKVAVPVPGVKPEPAAQPTPQKGDKSAEDRRKRLFGAFDKTAKPQPAEDLEGAEDGDPDGDSATAEGERYYGLLKSQVRRHYNVADTIPDAERMYLKAQVAVRLGRSGEVLDVSLAKSSGNDLFDSAVLAAVRKASPYSPPPDALRDSLQKSGVVLVFSP; encoded by the coding sequence ATGCACCCCGCGGTGAGCCACAGCCTGCTGTTGACGCGACCCTCTCGGCTGTCGCGCTTCCTCGTCTTCTCCGTGGTGGGGCACGTGGGCGTGCTGCTCGCGGCGGTGCTCTACGCGCGCCTCGCCGCGCGGCCGCCCGTGGACCTGAACCCCGAGCCCATCAAGGCGTCACTCGTGCGCCTGGGCAAGCCGCGCGACCCCAAGCTCCTGCCGCGCAAGGAGCAGCTGCCGCCGCCTCCCAAGGAAGTCGAGGCGAAGCCCGTGGCCACGCCCCAGGCGCCGCAGCCCGAGCCCGCCAAGGTCGCCGTGCCGGTGCCCGGCGTGAAGCCCGAGCCCGCCGCGCAGCCCACGCCGCAGAAGGGCGACAAGAGCGCGGAGGACCGCCGCAAGCGGCTGTTCGGCGCGTTCGACAAGACGGCCAAGCCGCAGCCCGCCGAGGACCTGGAAGGCGCCGAGGATGGTGACCCGGATGGCGACTCCGCCACCGCCGAGGGCGAGCGCTACTACGGCCTGCTGAAGTCCCAGGTGCGCCGCCACTACAACGTGGCGGACACCATTCCCGACGCCGAGCGGATGTACCTCAAGGCTCAGGTGGCGGTGCGGCTGGGCCGCTCCGGCGAGGTGCTGGACGTGAGCCTGGCGAAGTCCAGTGGCAACGACCTGTTCGACTCGGCCGTGCTCGCGGCCGTGCGCAAGGCATCCCCCTACTCTCCTCCTCCCGATGCGCTTCGCGACTCGCTCCAGAAGAGCGGCGTCGTCCTGGTGTTCAGCCCATGA
- a CDS encoding PD40 domain-containing protein, giving the protein MKALLLSLLLVPLAALAQAPVIEISGANFRPLPLANPAPVAQDPGAKKLVAPFDAALGYDLSASGIFQVLDRASFTADAKEGMTAGSINFSRWADVGAESLVKVSLAQDGGSLRAELRLFNVATGREDLKVAKDAPADQPRKLAHALADALYRHFTHEPSPFLTRITYARKAGSNRDVFVADWDGNNAQALTQGGTNILPTLGPSGQVAYTSYRKNRPDIWVQTPGGEAKPLVTEGQMATGAAYSPDGKRLAYALAEGESAQIYVANADGSGAKAITDTPYGLNTSPSWSPDGKRIAFVSNRGGSPQVYVMGADGSGVRRLTFQGNYNQTPDWSPRGDLIAFTARDERNAFDLFTVNVDSGKVTRLTQDQGNNEEPTFSPNGRLILFSSNRNGTPFLWVMTSDGGNQLPLPMDKGSWLTPDWGAAPASP; this is encoded by the coding sequence ATGAAAGCCCTCCTGCTCTCGCTCCTGCTGGTCCCGCTCGCGGCGCTCGCCCAGGCGCCCGTCATCGAAATCTCCGGCGCCAACTTCCGCCCGCTGCCGCTGGCCAATCCCGCGCCCGTGGCGCAGGACCCGGGCGCCAAGAAGCTGGTCGCGCCCTTCGACGCGGCGCTCGGCTATGACCTGTCCGCCTCGGGCATCTTCCAGGTGTTGGACCGCGCGAGCTTCACCGCGGACGCCAAGGAAGGCATGACCGCCGGCAGCATCAACTTCAGCCGCTGGGCGGACGTGGGCGCTGAGTCGCTCGTCAAGGTGTCGCTCGCGCAGGACGGTGGCTCGCTGCGCGCCGAGCTGCGGCTGTTCAACGTGGCCACGGGCCGCGAGGACCTCAAGGTGGCCAAGGACGCGCCGGCGGATCAGCCGCGCAAGCTGGCGCACGCGCTGGCGGACGCGCTCTACCGGCACTTCACCCACGAGCCCAGCCCGTTCCTCACCCGCATCACCTACGCGCGCAAGGCCGGCTCCAACCGCGACGTGTTCGTGGCGGACTGGGACGGCAACAACGCCCAGGCGCTCACGCAGGGCGGCACCAACATCCTCCCTACGCTGGGGCCCAGCGGGCAGGTGGCCTACACGTCGTATCGCAAGAACCGTCCCGACATCTGGGTCCAGACGCCGGGCGGCGAGGCGAAGCCCCTGGTGACCGAGGGACAGATGGCCACGGGCGCGGCGTACTCGCCGGACGGCAAGCGGCTCGCGTACGCGCTGGCCGAGGGCGAGAGCGCGCAGATCTACGTGGCCAACGCCGACGGCAGCGGCGCGAAGGCCATCACCGACACGCCCTACGGGCTCAACACCAGCCCCTCGTGGTCGCCGGACGGCAAGCGCATCGCCTTCGTGTCCAACCGGGGCGGCAGCCCGCAGGTCTACGTCATGGGCGCGGATGGCTCCGGCGTGCGGCGCCTCACCTTCCAGGGCAACTACAACCAGACGCCGGACTGGTCGCCGCGCGGAGACCTCATCGCGTTCACCGCGCGCGACGAGCGCAACGCGTTCGACCTGTTCACCGTGAACGTGGACTCCGGCAAGGTGACGCGCCTCACGCAGGACCAGGGCAACAACGAGGAGCCCACGTTCTCTCCCAACGGGCGCCTCATCCTCTTCAGCTCGAACCGCAACGGCACGCCCTTCCTGTGGGTCATGACGTCGGATGGCGGCAACCAGCTTCCGCTGCCCATGGACAAGGGGAGCTGGCTGACGCCTGACTGGGGCGCTGCTCCCGCCTCGCCGTGA
- a CDS encoding aminotransferase class V-fold PLP-dependent enzyme: protein MSATFRSHWGLDPDVTFLNHGSFGACPTEVLRRQTELRARLESEPVRFLHREIEPLLDAARHALGAFLDADGDDLGFVTNATTGVNTVLRSLRFEPGDELLTTDHEYNASRNALDFAASHWGARVVVATLPWPVASKQELVDAVLARVTPRTRLLLIDHVSSQTALIMPVPELVRALRERGVETLVDGAHAPGMLPLSLRSLGAGYYTGNCHKWLCAPKGAAFLHVRRDLQPGIKPLVISHGHNAARTDRSQFRLDFDWTGTHDPSAFLCVPEALRVMGGMLPGGWPEVMASNHAKVLAARALLCERLGVAPHCPDEMVGSMATVALPAGTGAHALSPLGLDPLHVQLFDRYRIEVPVVPWPRAPERHIRVSAQLYNTMADYQRLAEALEALLR, encoded by the coding sequence ATGAGCGCGACCTTTCGCTCCCACTGGGGGCTCGATCCCGACGTTACGTTCCTCAATCATGGCTCGTTCGGAGCCTGTCCCACCGAGGTGCTGCGCCGCCAAACGGAGCTGCGCGCCCGGCTGGAGTCCGAGCCCGTCCGCTTCCTGCACCGCGAAATCGAGCCGCTGCTCGACGCCGCTCGTCACGCGCTCGGCGCGTTCCTGGACGCGGATGGGGATGACCTCGGCTTCGTCACGAACGCCACCACGGGCGTGAACACGGTGCTGCGCTCGCTGCGCTTCGAGCCCGGGGACGAGCTGCTCACCACCGACCACGAATACAACGCGTCCCGCAACGCGCTGGACTTCGCCGCCAGCCACTGGGGCGCTCGCGTGGTGGTGGCGACGCTGCCGTGGCCCGTGGCCTCCAAGCAGGAGCTGGTGGACGCGGTGCTCGCGCGCGTGACGCCGCGCACGCGGCTGTTGCTCATCGACCACGTCAGCAGCCAGACGGCGCTCATCATGCCGGTGCCGGAGCTGGTGCGCGCCCTGCGTGAGCGTGGCGTGGAGACCCTCGTGGACGGCGCACACGCGCCGGGCATGCTGCCCCTCTCCCTGCGCTCACTGGGCGCCGGGTACTACACGGGCAACTGCCACAAGTGGCTGTGCGCGCCCAAGGGCGCCGCCTTCCTCCACGTGCGCCGAGACCTGCAGCCGGGCATCAAACCCCTGGTCATCAGCCACGGCCACAACGCGGCCCGTACGGACCGCTCGCAGTTCCGGCTGGACTTCGACTGGACCGGCACGCACGACCCTTCCGCGTTCCTCTGCGTCCCCGAGGCGCTGCGCGTCATGGGCGGCATGCTCCCCGGAGGCTGGCCCGAGGTGATGGCCTCCAACCACGCCAAGGTCCTGGCCGCGCGCGCGCTGCTGTGCGAGCGCCTGGGCGTCGCGCCCCACTGCCCCGACGAGATGGTGGGCAGCATGGCCACGGTGGCGCTGCCCGCGGGGACGGGTGCGCATGCCCTGAGCCCGCTCGGGTTGGATCCGCTGCACGTCCAGCTCTTCGACCGATACCGCATCGAGGTCCCGGTCGTCCCATGGCCTCGCGCGCCAGAGCGCCACATTCGCGTGTCGGCCCAGCTCTACAACACGATGGCGGACTACCAGCGGCTCGCGGAGGCTTTGGAAGCGCTCCTGCGTTGA
- a CDS encoding Ppx/GppA family phosphatase yields the protein MSRFATIDVGTNSVLLLVAERAPDGRFEPVLERAEITRLGRGVDQSRRLSPEGMEATLEVLTRFADEARALGAEGIAVSATSAARDAQNGAEFLEAARQRAGVTVEIISGALEAQLSFAAVYSDFATEAAGPLLVVDIGGGSTELIFGNRAGNVEFRHSYDVGAVRLTERFVRADPMTAEDRARIEAALRETFTAHPHPPAPPGSVLVGVAGTVTTLYAIQHAIDPYDATRVHGGTLSLGELKALADRLCQLSLEERRKLPGLQPKRADVIPAGALILLEAVKALGLDGCRVSDRGLRWGLLAHRFGAGGVPS from the coding sequence ATGTCTCGTTTCGCCACCATCGATGTGGGAACCAATTCGGTGCTGCTGCTCGTCGCCGAGCGCGCACCGGACGGGCGCTTCGAGCCCGTGTTGGAGCGGGCGGAAATCACCCGACTCGGGCGCGGGGTGGACCAGAGTCGCCGCCTGTCGCCCGAGGGAATGGAGGCCACGCTCGAGGTGCTGACGCGCTTCGCGGACGAGGCCCGCGCCCTCGGTGCCGAGGGCATCGCGGTGTCCGCCACCAGCGCCGCGCGCGACGCCCAGAACGGCGCCGAGTTCCTCGAGGCCGCCCGCCAGCGCGCGGGCGTCACCGTGGAGATCATCTCCGGCGCGCTGGAGGCGCAGCTCTCGTTCGCCGCGGTGTACTCGGACTTCGCGACCGAGGCGGCTGGCCCCCTGCTGGTGGTGGACATCGGCGGAGGCTCCACCGAGCTCATCTTCGGCAACCGCGCGGGCAACGTGGAGTTCCGACACAGCTACGACGTGGGCGCGGTGCGGCTCACCGAGCGCTTCGTGCGCGCGGATCCGATGACCGCCGAGGACCGCGCGCGCATCGAGGCCGCGCTCCGGGAGACCTTCACCGCGCATCCGCATCCGCCCGCGCCCCCGGGCTCGGTGCTGGTGGGCGTGGCGGGCACCGTCACCACGCTCTACGCCATCCAGCACGCCATCGACCCGTATGACGCCACGCGCGTGCATGGCGGCACGCTGTCGCTGGGTGAGCTGAAGGCACTGGCCGACCGCCTCTGTCAGCTCTCGCTGGAGGAGCGTCGCAAGCTGCCCGGGCTCCAGCCCAAGCGCGCCGACGTCATCCCCGCCGGAGCGCTCATCCTCCTCGAGGCCGTGAAGGCATTGGGCCTCGACGGATGCCGTGTGAGTGACCGAGGACTCCGATGGGGACTGCTCGCGCATCGCTTCGGCGCGGGAGGGGTGCCTTCATGA
- a CDS encoding MFS transporter — translation MNATPLSEPAGAGAPLMPVTPPPVSPASGARYALFILTLINLINYLDRYIIAVALPAIQHEFGINDTQSGWLGTVFIIVFMLASPLGGFLGDRMPRKLLVAGGVLLWSLATGASGAATSFIALLIARGVIGIGEAGYGAVAPSIISDLYPRELRTRMLSFFYIAIPVGAAMGYGLGAWMTNSFSWHWAFYAGGVPGLILGTLAFFMPEPQRGAMDGPDAPVKLPFMEGLKGLGRNAAFWATTTGYTLMTFSIGGLGFWMPTYLERERGMPGNTTGIVFGAITAVAGLTGTLTGGWLGDKLDRRREGGGLWLSGLGLLLAAPCMYLAVNLRGTTLTFIAIGVAQFLVFFNSGPINAAIVNCVPPAFRAFAMGLNVLCIHLLGDAISPVLIGGIADAASLKTAIEVNAIPVLFGGLALLLGAKLFRDAVPRGRATA, via the coding sequence ATGAACGCCACGCCGCTGTCGGAGCCCGCCGGAGCTGGAGCGCCCCTCATGCCCGTGACGCCCCCGCCTGTCTCGCCCGCCTCGGGGGCGCGCTACGCGCTGTTCATCCTCACCCTCATCAACCTCATCAACTACCTCGACCGCTACATCATCGCGGTCGCGCTGCCGGCCATTCAGCACGAGTTCGGCATCAACGACACGCAGTCCGGCTGGCTGGGCACGGTGTTCATCATCGTGTTCATGCTGGCCTCGCCCCTGGGCGGCTTCCTGGGGGACCGCATGCCGCGCAAGCTGCTGGTCGCGGGCGGCGTGCTCCTGTGGAGCCTCGCCACGGGCGCCAGCGGAGCGGCCACCTCGTTCATCGCGCTGCTCATCGCCCGCGGCGTGATTGGCATTGGCGAGGCCGGCTACGGCGCCGTGGCGCCTTCCATCATCTCGGACCTCTACCCGCGCGAGCTGCGCACGCGGATGCTGTCGTTCTTCTACATCGCCATCCCGGTGGGCGCGGCCATGGGCTACGGGCTGGGCGCGTGGATGACGAACAGCTTCTCCTGGCACTGGGCCTTCTACGCGGGCGGCGTCCCTGGCCTCATCCTGGGCACCCTCGCGTTCTTCATGCCCGAGCCCCAGCGCGGCGCCATGGACGGCCCCGACGCGCCCGTGAAGCTGCCCTTCATGGAGGGCCTCAAGGGCCTGGGACGCAACGCGGCCTTCTGGGCGACCACCACGGGCTACACGCTCATGACGTTCTCCATTGGCGGCCTGGGCTTCTGGATGCCCACCTACCTGGAGCGCGAGCGGGGCATGCCCGGCAACACCACGGGCATCGTGTTCGGCGCCATCACGGCGGTGGCGGGCCTCACGGGCACGCTGACGGGCGGGTGGCTCGGAGACAAGCTGGACCGTCGGCGCGAGGGCGGTGGCCTGTGGCTGTCCGGCCTGGGCCTGCTGCTCGCCGCCCCGTGCATGTACCTGGCGGTGAATCTTCGGGGCACGACGCTCACCTTCATCGCCATCGGCGTGGCGCAGTTCCTCGTGTTCTTCAACAGCGGCCCCATCAACGCGGCCATCGTCAACTGCGTGCCGCCCGCGTTCCGCGCCTTCGCCATGGGCCTCAACGTGCTCTGCATCCACCTGCTCGGGGATGCCATCTCGCCCGTGCTCATCGGCGGAATCGCCGACGCGGCCAGCCTGAAGACGGCCATCGAGGTCAACGCCATCCCCGTGCTGTTCGGCGGACTGGCGCTGCTGCTCGGCGCCAAGCTGTTCCGCGATGCGGTGCCGCGCGGGCGCGCTACCGCGTGA
- a CDS encoding 1-acyl-sn-glycerol-3-phosphate acyltransferase — protein MFYAFVRAVVSLALRLFYRVRVNAPVEEGEGPVLFVGNHPNGLIDPALVFILTRRRVTFLAKAPLFKMPVIGTLLRGLDALPVYRKQDDPAQMGRNEGTLEAARGALLAGRALTIFPEGKSHSEPMLAELKTGAARIALGAAREGARVRIVPVGLTYARKNVFRSEVLIDVGAAIDVLPYLPSDAAGEPDAVRALTERVAEGLRAVTLNLEEWADLPLIQLAEQLFALKRGAPLDAERLRLWARGIQMFRGEAPERFERIRDDLSSFSHRLELVRAAGPADLALEYREEALVPFVVKNLLSLVCGLPVFVLGLALFGLPYQVPRLVSRKAELDVQATMKFLTSLVLALAWWAGLTVAATLWRGWPWGVVTFVGVPPLALFTLYFAERWKALRRDLGVFFILGNRQRLRSLLLTEGERLTTEVERLAEEYRPRLDASATVTR, from the coding sequence GTGTTCTACGCGTTCGTGCGAGCCGTCGTGTCGCTGGCCCTTCGCCTCTTCTACCGGGTGCGGGTGAATGCCCCCGTCGAGGAGGGGGAGGGGCCGGTGCTCTTCGTGGGCAACCACCCCAACGGGCTCATCGACCCGGCGCTGGTGTTCATCCTCACGCGGCGGCGAGTCACGTTCCTGGCCAAGGCGCCGCTGTTCAAGATGCCTGTCATTGGCACGCTCTTGCGCGGGCTGGATGCGCTGCCGGTGTACCGCAAGCAGGACGACCCGGCGCAGATGGGCCGGAACGAGGGGACGCTGGAGGCGGCGCGCGGCGCGCTGCTGGCGGGGCGCGCCCTCACCATCTTCCCCGAGGGCAAGAGCCACTCGGAGCCGATGCTGGCGGAGCTGAAGACGGGCGCGGCGCGCATCGCCCTGGGCGCGGCGCGTGAGGGGGCTCGGGTGCGCATCGTTCCGGTGGGCCTGACGTACGCGCGCAAGAACGTGTTCCGCAGCGAGGTGCTCATCGACGTGGGCGCCGCCATCGACGTCCTGCCGTACCTGCCCTCGGACGCGGCGGGAGAGCCGGACGCGGTGCGCGCGCTGACCGAGCGCGTCGCCGAGGGGCTGCGCGCCGTCACGCTGAACCTGGAGGAGTGGGCGGACCTGCCGTTGATTCAGCTGGCGGAGCAGCTCTTCGCGTTGAAGCGCGGCGCCCCGCTCGACGCGGAGCGGCTGCGGCTGTGGGCTCGCGGCATCCAGATGTTCCGAGGAGAGGCGCCCGAGCGCTTCGAGCGCATTCGCGATGACCTGTCGTCATTCAGCCACCGGCTGGAACTCGTGCGCGCGGCGGGGCCCGCGGACCTGGCGCTGGAGTACCGGGAAGAAGCCCTGGTGCCCTTCGTGGTGAAGAACCTCCTGTCGCTGGTGTGCGGCCTGCCCGTGTTCGTGCTCGGCCTGGCGCTCTTCGGGTTGCCCTATCAGGTGCCCCGTCTGGTCAGCCGCAAGGCGGAGCTGGACGTGCAGGCCACGATGAAGTTCCTCACGTCGCTGGTGCTCGCGCTCGCGTGGTGGGCCGGGCTGACGGTCGCCGCCACGCTGTGGCGAGGCTGGCCGTGGGGCGTGGTGACCTTCGTCGGGGTGCCGCCGCTGGCCCTCTTCACGCTCTACTTCGCGGAGCGCTGGAAGGCGCTGCGCCGCGACCTGGGCGTGTTCTTCATCCTGGGCAATCGCCAGCGACTGCGCTCGCTCCTGCTCACGGAGGGCGAGCGGCTGACCACCGAGGTGGAGCGGCTGGCGGAGGAGTACCGGCCGAGGCTGGACGCCTCGGCCACGGTCACGCGGTAG